A single genomic interval of Acetobacteroides hydrogenigenes harbors:
- a CDS encoding M20/M25/M40 family metallo-hydrolase: protein MKVRILVLLLFLSASAFAQEKASVSNLRKVVEVLAADSLRGRAYKSKELLVAQRYISEQFKQVGLKPIGSSFIQSVEWHDQYGGELKISNIVGVIEGNDPVLKNEYIVVGAHYDHVGYSADKDTVIYNGADDNASGVSGIIELSRIILASGAKPDRSILIVAFDAEEAGLVGSRKFVENSPVPLKSIKAMLSIDMIGHANLIKGLEIAGVGSLKDLDIPQSLFTATDSLRVKLRSNPSFRINHTDTQSFFKKGISNLYVNTGLKANYHKPTDDANTLDYTGMAFAVDNITSLVLYLAKQPTLHYTNPIPRLAVGVAASFGTNHFKMMNGPIDNKAMLTYSAGISVLYKAWKKASVNADILFKNKTSRTELGQVNMPSLYIPVHLVLINPYNTARFFAGVGPYYSYSFGRYVKGDKLKLSNRERDDYGLDIMMGCVVMKNQIAFHSTYGLKRLMDNQPLMHYRSFEISFTRYLRY, encoded by the coding sequence ATGAAGGTACGTATTCTAGTTCTTCTTCTTTTTCTTTCGGCTTCGGCCTTTGCACAGGAAAAGGCATCCGTTTCTAACCTCCGTAAGGTTGTAGAGGTATTGGCAGCCGACTCGCTAAGGGGTCGAGCGTACAAGAGCAAGGAGCTTTTGGTTGCTCAACGCTATATTTCGGAACAGTTTAAGCAGGTTGGCCTTAAACCAATAGGCAGCAGCTTTATCCAAAGCGTAGAGTGGCACGATCAGTATGGCGGCGAGCTGAAAATATCCAACATTGTAGGTGTGATTGAGGGTAACGATCCCGTGCTAAAGAACGAGTACATTGTTGTAGGTGCCCATTACGACCATGTGGGCTATAGCGCCGATAAGGATACGGTAATATACAACGGTGCCGACGACAACGCCTCGGGCGTATCGGGCATCATCGAGCTATCGCGCATTATTCTTGCCAGCGGAGCAAAGCCCGATCGATCGATACTGATTGTTGCCTTCGATGCCGAGGAGGCCGGGCTTGTCGGATCGAGAAAGTTTGTCGAAAATTCGCCCGTTCCCCTTAAAAGCATCAAGGCAATGCTAAGCATCGATATGATTGGCCATGCCAACCTTATTAAAGGCTTGGAAATTGCAGGCGTTGGCTCGCTAAAGGATCTTGACATACCCCAATCGCTCTTTACCGCCACCGACAGCCTAAGGGTTAAGCTGCGCAGCAACCCTTCCTTCCGTATAAACCATACCGATACCCAATCATTCTTTAAAAAGGGCATCTCAAACCTATACGTCAATACCGGTCTTAAGGCAAACTACCATAAACCAACCGATGATGCCAATACGCTCGACTATACGGGTATGGCATTTGCGGTAGATAACATCACATCGCTAGTTTTGTACCTTGCAAAGCAGCCCACGCTGCACTATACTAACCCTATTCCTCGTTTAGCCGTAGGGGTTGCCGCATCGTTTGGCACAAATCACTTTAAAATGATGAATGGGCCAATCGATAACAAGGCGATGCTCACCTACAGCGCAGGAATCTCTGTACTTTATAAGGCATGGAAGAAGGCATCCGTTAATGCCGATATCCTTTTTAAGAATAAGACCAGCCGAACGGAGCTAGGACAGGTAAATATGCCTAGCCTGTACATTCCTGTTCATCTTGTGCTTATAAATCCGTACAACACCGCCCGCTTTTTTGCTGGTGTTGGCCCCTACTACAGCTATTCCTTTGGGCGTTACGTAAAAGGCGATAAGCTAAAGCTCAGCAACCGCGAACGCGACGACTATGGCCTGGATATAATGATGGGCTGTGTTGTTATGAAGAACCAGATTGCTTTCCATAGCACCTATGGCCTAAAAAGGTTGATGGATAACCAGCCCTTGATGCACTATCGCAGCTTCGAGATCTCGTTTACCCGCTACTTAAGGTACTAG